The proteins below come from a single Nostoc sp. KVJ3 genomic window:
- a CDS encoding low temperature requirement protein A, translating to MTTNFLQPPRLRVGQDIEEERRATWLELFYDLVFVVAISQMAHNLKEDISLSGCFNFVVLFIPIWFSWIGTTLYANRFDSDDIGHRLLIGLQMLTAAAMAINIHHGLGESSPGFALSYALGRAVLVIEYVRAGIHIPSARPLTSRYAIGFAIAAFCWLVSAFVPIPWRFALWTLGIIIDFVTPLTGSKFQIGLLPHASHLPERFGLFTIIVLGEAITAVVNGVSQQKWETLTVIAAVFGLLIAFSWWWVYFDNLGGAPIEIARTHGRIGVVNIWLYTHLPLMIGIAAAGVGVETILLSQPTEVLSDSQRWLICGSVGLCSLAISILHRYGVIRYCQIRSQYRLWGAVVLLAIAILGKGLLPVVVITLVAVVSVFQVIQDLYQSRPTTRLVDPEI from the coding sequence ATGACGACTAATTTTCTCCAACCGCCAAGGTTACGCGTTGGTCAAGACATCGAAGAAGAGCGGCGCGCCACTTGGCTAGAACTTTTTTACGATTTGGTATTTGTGGTTGCTATTTCTCAAATGGCTCACAACCTCAAAGAAGATATATCGCTATCTGGCTGCTTTAACTTTGTAGTTTTATTTATACCCATTTGGTTCTCATGGATTGGTACCACACTCTATGCCAACCGCTTTGATAGCGATGATATTGGACACCGGTTATTGATTGGTTTGCAAATGCTGACAGCAGCAGCAATGGCGATCAACATCCATCACGGTTTAGGTGAGAGTTCGCCTGGTTTTGCCCTTTCCTATGCTCTTGGTAGGGCTGTGCTGGTTATAGAATACGTCCGGGCTGGAATACATATTCCTTCAGCCCGTCCTTTGACGAGTCGCTACGCTATTGGTTTTGCGATCGCAGCCTTTTGTTGGTTGGTTTCGGCATTTGTACCCATTCCTTGGCGGTTCGCACTCTGGACATTAGGAATTATTATTGACTTTGTTACACCATTAACAGGATCTAAATTCCAGATTGGGTTACTTCCCCACGCCTCCCACTTACCAGAACGTTTCGGACTGTTTACCATTATTGTCTTAGGCGAAGCAATTACGGCCGTGGTAAATGGTGTTTCTCAGCAGAAATGGGAAACTTTAACCGTGATTGCTGCCGTGTTTGGTCTACTTATCGCTTTTAGTTGGTGGTGGGTATATTTTGATAACCTGGGTGGTGCGCCTATTGAGATAGCGCGCACACATGGAAGAATTGGTGTCGTCAATATCTGGCTTTACACCCATTTACCGTTAATGATTGGGATTGCTGCTGCTGGAGTTGGTGTAGAAACAATCTTGTTGAGCCAGCCAACAGAAGTACTATCAGATTCACAACGATGGCTGATTTGTGGTTCAGTAGGATTATGCTCTTTGGCAATCAGTATTCTTCATAGATATGGAGTGATCCGCTATTGTCAAATCCGTTCCCAGTATCGACTTTGGGGTGCAGTTGTGCTGCTAGCGATCGCTATCTTAGGCAAAGGTTTGTTACCTGTTGTAGTCATTACCCTTGTAGCTGTAGTTTCTGTTTTCCAAGTCATTCAGGACTTGTATCAGAGTCGTCCTACTACCCGCTTGGTAGATCCAGAAATTTAA